One Bombilactobacillus folatiphilus genomic window, GATATGTTGCCACTTTTGCCAAGAAGTTGCGGGAGAAAACGGGTCCACAGTATTATAAGCACCATCACTCAAGCGTTGTGCTAATTGATCATCTTGTAAGATTTGGCTAACTTTTTGGGCCGCTAAGTCTATGTCGTCTTGTGGAACCAGATAACCATTTTGATCGTCCTGCACAATTTCACTAGGACCATAACGACAATTATAACTAACCATCGGTACCCCATGACTATTAGCTTCCAATAAAGCTAGAGATAAACCTTCACTATAAGAAGTAACTAAAACCACGCGAGCACGGTCATAAATTGGAGCTAAATCAGAAACAATCCCTTTAAAACTGACATGATTTTGCAAATGCAAATCCTGTACCGTCTTATTAACTAACTCAGCTTCTTCTTTGACGGTAATGCCACCATAAACTTCTAAATGAGCTAACGGATCTTGTTTACGCACTTGCTTAAGTATTTTTAAAGCGTGCGTTACCTGTTTTTCAGGCGAAATTCGCGCCACCATCATAATTAAATGAGGATCACGCTGATCCATTTTTACTTGCGGTACACCAACTTGGCTATTACCACTAGGCATGGCTTGGACTTTTTCACCTAAATTCAAGCGTTGATTAATTTCTTGCTTCTCCCATTTGGTAGGACAAAAAATCAAATCAAATTGATCATTATGAGTCAAACCATAGTCATAATTATAATTAAATGGTGCTGTCATAATATCAGCTTGCCACGAGTTCACAAATTGATTATGAATGTAAAAGCCCTTTTTAGCGGCTGTTTTCATCCGTGGCAAGCCTTGCGTACATTCCATCCGATCAGAGATAAATAAATTGTGCTCACCGTAATCTTCATTCAAACAATCATAAAAGAAGCCGTGCAAATCCCGAATATCCGTGAAAGTATATTTCTGATTACGAAATTTAATTTTGTATAAAACCACGCGCCCATTTTTGAAAACTTGTGTACAAAAACTGTGACCTTGATCGTTAAAAATTTCTTGTTTGGTGACTTGTCCATGCTGATCGTAAAAATATTTAATTGATAAAAAGCCCCGTGCATCATAGCCTTCTGCATAATTAGTCTGACTGCTATTAACAGTTGAAAAAGTGATCGAAACAATTTGCCCCGTATCAACATCAGCTCGTAACAAGGCTTGGCGACCATCTTCCGTCACCAACTGATAACCATTTTCGTTACTTTCTTGACCTAAACGCTGCACGATATGGTAACGATGCTGTTTGCAATAAGCTTGCACCGGATTAGCCTGATAAAAATCGGTATGATTCTGACCAAAGTAATCAAAAATATTAATCACATCATCTAGTTGCACATCAAACTTACCCGGACCATCAGCCCAATTATTACGATACGAAATGGTGACAATTTTGGCAGGTTCTTGATGTTCATGAAAAAGCCGCATTCGCTTGATCTGCGAATGTTCAATTCCTGCTGAAATATTCGATAAATCTCCCGTTAAAAAAAATTCATGCCCAGATACCTCCTTATTTGTTTATTATAACAAATTCTTAAAGTTATTGATTTGGACTCAAAGATAGTATACTGAAAGTGAGGTGAACAAAATGAAAATAACACGCAATGGCGATGAGTTTTGTACTATCACTAATTTTCCAGAAGTGGGGCAAAAAATGCCCAATTTTACTGTGCGGAATTCTCAAAACAAAGCCGTGCAATTAACCGAGTTGTTAAATCAACCATTATTAATTAGTGTAGTACCCGATATTAACACAAGTGTCTGCAGTTTACAGACGAAGCAATTTAACCAAAAAATGGACGCGTATCAAGGAATTAATTTTGTCACGATTTCTACCAATACTGTGGAAGATCAGGCCCAGTGGTGTGCTGCTGAAGGTGTCAAGCATATGCAATTATTATCTGACGCACAGCAGGATTTTGGTCAAAAAACTAACTTACTCATGGCTGACAGTAAGCTGCTAGCACGCTCGGTATGGGTGATTGATCCAGATCGAACCGTCATTTATCACGAAATTGTGCCCGAAATGACGCATGAACCCAATTACGACCAAGCTT contains:
- the tpx gene encoding thiol peroxidase; the protein is MKITRNGDEFCTITNFPEVGQKMPNFTVRNSQNKAVQLTELLNQPLLISVVPDINTSVCSLQTKQFNQKMDAYQGINFVTISTNTVEDQAQWCAAEGVKHMQLLSDAQQDFGQKTNLLMADSKLLARSVWVIDPDRTVIYHEIVPEMTHEPNYDQALDQLNQN
- a CDS encoding glycosyltransferase, producing the protein MRLFHEHQEPAKIVTISYRNNWADGPGKFDVQLDDVINIFDYFGQNHTDFYQANPVQAYCKQHRYHIVQRLGQESNENGYQLVTEDGRQALLRADVDTGQIVSITFSTVNSSQTNYAEGYDARGFLSIKYFYDQHGQVTKQEIFNDQGHSFCTQVFKNGRVVLYKIKFRNQKYTFTDIRDLHGFFYDCLNEDYGEHNLFISDRMECTQGLPRMKTAAKKGFYIHNQFVNSWQADIMTAPFNYNYDYGLTHNDQFDLIFCPTKWEKQEINQRLNLGEKVQAMPSGNSQVGVPQVKMDQRDPHLIMMVARISPEKQVTHALKILKQVRKQDPLAHLEVYGGITVKEEAELVNKTVQDLHLQNHVSFKGIVSDLAPIYDRARVVLVTSYSEGLSLALLEANSHGVPMVSYNCRYGPSEIVQDDQNGYLVPQDDIDLAAQKVSQILQDDQLAQRLSDGAYNTVDPFSPATSWQKWQHILDTIQAEKASN